The Planococcus liqunii genome includes a region encoding these proteins:
- a CDS encoding YhdH/YhfP family quinone oxidoreductase, with product MNNFKAIVVKEQKDEVVYGVEQIGEDRLSEGEVTIQVAYSSINYKDMLAVQKKGGVIRNYPMIPGIDLSGTVVESSDSRFQEGQEVIVTGFEMGMSHTGGFSEYARVPADWVVALPENLSLRDAMVFGTAGFTAALSILALEKNGMDAGNDPKILVTGSTGGVGSVALQLLEKIGYGNITALVRKDHQEEVAKSLGAHTVIFPDDLGELKKPLNKEKFDYILDTVGGDITSVLIPQLSYGGSMSMCGMAAGVELKATVLPFILRGVNLLGIDSVNVPIDKRPAIWAKMAKDWNIAGTTLVDEISLQEVPETIDALKKGQHLGRTIVKC from the coding sequence ATGAATAATTTTAAAGCGATCGTTGTAAAAGAACAGAAAGACGAAGTGGTTTACGGCGTGGAACAAATAGGCGAGGACCGGCTGTCAGAAGGGGAAGTCACCATCCAAGTGGCATATTCGTCGATCAACTACAAAGACATGCTGGCGGTGCAGAAAAAAGGCGGCGTCATCCGGAACTATCCGATGATCCCCGGCATCGATTTGAGCGGTACGGTAGTCGAGTCGAGCGATTCCCGCTTCCAGGAAGGGCAGGAAGTCATCGTCACCGGATTTGAAATGGGCATGAGCCATACCGGCGGCTTTTCCGAGTATGCCCGCGTGCCTGCAGACTGGGTGGTCGCATTGCCGGAGAATTTGAGCCTGCGGGACGCCATGGTTTTCGGAACCGCTGGATTCACGGCGGCATTGTCCATCCTGGCATTGGAGAAAAACGGCATGGACGCAGGAAACGATCCGAAAATTCTGGTGACCGGTTCGACTGGCGGCGTCGGCAGCGTGGCGTTGCAGCTGCTTGAAAAAATCGGCTACGGAAATATTACGGCATTGGTCCGCAAAGACCATCAAGAAGAAGTGGCGAAATCTCTCGGCGCGCATACCGTCATATTCCCGGACGACTTGGGCGAATTGAAAAAGCCGTTGAATAAAGAGAAATTCGATTACATCCTGGATACCGTCGGAGGGGACATCACTTCCGTGTTGATCCCTCAGCTTTCCTACGGCGGCAGCATGAGCATGTGCGGAATGGCAGCGGGTGTTGAACTGAAGGCAACTGTCCTGCCGTTTATCCTGCGAGGCGTCAATTTGCTCGGCATCGATTCGGTCAATGTGCCGATCGACAAGCGTCCGGCGATTTGGGCGAAAATGGCAAAGGACTGGAACATTGCCGGAACGACGTTGGTAGACGAAATTTCGCTCCAAGAAGTGCCGGAAACCATTGATGCCCTTAAGAAAGGACAACATCTCGGACGGACGATTGTAAAGTGCTAA
- a CDS encoding tryptophan-rich sensory protein, protein MNDSTLKKVTLFTILNLVFYFLTLGINYLGSSGFFNGQSQGDISDQYMTLISPAPFTFSIWGVIYSLVLITLVYLLIKRKDAGVSKLVLLISPWFILSSVFNMAWIVAFSYERLFISTLLIIGLLFSLLVIIGKIYTHRFEVPATLAGLSFTLYCAWVTIATVVNTSLLLVQLEWNGFGISYSVWTLIILVVAIAFVLIYISRYKNAAYPLPLAWAFFGIYGSYRSGRVDPELATAIQGLLIAGIVIFLIAAVWRFIKNGNALFYKHTGEGRS, encoded by the coding sequence GTGAATGACAGCACATTGAAAAAAGTAACGCTGTTTACGATATTAAATCTGGTTTTTTATTTTTTGACGCTCGGCATCAATTACCTCGGCTCTTCCGGGTTTTTCAACGGACAAAGCCAAGGGGACATCTCCGACCAATACATGACGCTGATTTCCCCGGCGCCTTTTACGTTTTCGATTTGGGGCGTCATTTATAGTCTGGTGCTGATTACGCTGGTCTATTTGTTGATCAAACGGAAAGACGCGGGAGTCAGCAAGCTGGTCCTGTTGATTTCGCCGTGGTTTATCTTAAGCTCAGTATTCAACATGGCCTGGATCGTCGCGTTCTCGTATGAGAGATTGTTCATCTCGACACTTTTGATCATCGGCCTGCTGTTCTCGTTGCTCGTCATCATTGGGAAAATCTATACGCATCGCTTTGAAGTTCCAGCGACCCTGGCAGGGCTGAGCTTCACGCTCTACTGTGCATGGGTGACCATCGCGACTGTCGTCAATACTTCGCTGTTATTGGTGCAGCTGGAGTGGAACGGTTTCGGCATTTCCTATTCGGTTTGGACGCTGATCATCTTGGTGGTTGCGATTGCGTTTGTGCTCATTTACATCTCGCGGTACAAAAACGCTGCCTACCCGCTGCCTTTGGCATGGGCGTTCTTTGGAATCTACGGTTCTTACAGAAGCGGCCGGGTCGACCCCGAGCTGGCGACAGCCATCCAAGGTCTTCTGATTGCCGGCATCGTGATCTTTTTGATCGCTGCGGTGTGGAGATTTATTAAGAATGGGAATGCTCTTTTCTATAAACATACGGGAGAAGGGCGTTCTTGA
- a CDS encoding plasmid pRiA4b ORF-3 family protein: MKSYIIKIELEHSDPLIWRQVIMPAGATFNMLHDIIQQVTNFQSGYPYEAYHLFEFDLAEDNIRVTNDEEAYLEHQYFKKNRTEFSERLKNMEPAHKRFEEAYQKRLSTTVRKPSGIKIDEYLEKHGELLYRYDFGDGWEFRIQLESIVDDYYFGFPTLLDGAETSPPEDVGGIHAFYEFLQIYRDPQHPEHQEMKKWADSQSFKEYDPDRMNGRLKSRMYKKTEWDKIHHENHRVIEDKYRKS, translated from the coding sequence ATGAAATCCTACATCATCAAAATCGAATTAGAACATTCCGATCCGCTGATTTGGCGGCAAGTGATTATGCCGGCAGGAGCGACTTTCAATATGCTGCATGACATCATCCAGCAGGTGACCAATTTCCAAAGCGGCTATCCTTATGAAGCATATCATCTGTTTGAGTTCGATTTAGCAGAGGACAACATTCGGGTGACGAATGATGAGGAAGCGTACCTCGAGCATCAGTATTTCAAAAAAAATCGCACAGAGTTCTCAGAGCGGCTGAAGAATATGGAGCCGGCGCATAAACGCTTTGAAGAAGCTTATCAAAAACGCCTTTCGACAACGGTAAGGAAACCTTCAGGCATCAAGATTGATGAATATTTAGAGAAGCATGGCGAGCTTCTCTATCGGTACGATTTTGGGGACGGCTGGGAATTTCGGATTCAACTGGAATCGATTGTCGATGACTATTATTTCGGATTTCCAACACTGCTGGACGGAGCTGAGACATCACCACCAGAAGATGTTGGTGGCATTCATGCATTTTATGAGTTCCTCCAAATTTACCGCGATCCGCAGCATCCGGAGCACCAAGAAATGAAGAAATGGGCAGACAGCCAGTCCTTCAAAGAATATGACCCAGACCGAATGAATGGAAGACTGAAAAGCCGGATGTACAAAAAGACAGAGTGGGATAAGATCCATCATGAAAACCACCGGGTGATTGAAGATAAATACCGGAAGAGTTGA